The following are encoded together in the Microbacterium hatanonis genome:
- a CDS encoding YqaJ viral recombinase family protein, with product MSPELSARSPELAARIVADSRDRVAWVRARSRGITATDVAALTSDRVIPRAADAKLLGSGFSGNAYTAHGKAREPEIAAWVAATHGIQPSSALFHAVVEKRHLATPDGVTVDAAGRVILAEIKTTNKKWRSIPRTYLRQVWWQQHVLGAERTLVTWEEHDGFVPVGDEPQCQWVDRDEREIDNLVRLATALIDELHRRTMAARAPAPRAEPPRERFRALALADG from the coding sequence ATGTCCCCCGAACTGTCCGCGCGCAGCCCCGAGCTGGCGGCGCGGATCGTGGCCGACTCGCGCGACCGCGTCGCGTGGGTGCGCGCGCGCTCGCGGGGCATCACGGCCACCGACGTCGCCGCGTTGACGAGCGACCGGGTCATCCCCCGCGCAGCCGACGCGAAGCTGCTGGGATCGGGGTTCTCCGGCAACGCCTACACGGCGCACGGCAAGGCGCGCGAGCCCGAGATCGCGGCGTGGGTCGCTGCGACGCACGGGATCCAGCCCTCGTCGGCACTGTTCCACGCGGTCGTCGAGAAGCGGCACCTCGCGACGCCCGACGGTGTGACGGTGGATGCTGCGGGGCGGGTCATCCTCGCCGAGATCAAGACGACGAACAAGAAGTGGCGCAGCATCCCGCGTACCTATCTTCGACAGGTCTGGTGGCAGCAGCACGTGCTCGGCGCCGAACGCACGCTCGTCACCTGGGAGGAGCACGACGGCTTCGTGCCCGTCGGGGACGAGCCGCAGTGCCAGTGGGTCGACCGCGACGAACGCGAGATCGACAACCTGGTGCGACTGGCGACGGCGCTGATCGACGAGCTGCACCGCCGCACCATGGCGGCGAGAGCGCCGGCCCCGCGCGCCGAACCCCCACGGGAGAGGTTCCGCGCACTCGCGCTGGCCGACGGCTGA